In Mixophyes fleayi isolate aMixFle1 chromosome 4, aMixFle1.hap1, whole genome shotgun sequence, the following proteins share a genomic window:
- the LOC142153199 gene encoding E3 ubiquitin/ISG15 ligase TRIM25-like, whose protein sequence is MASADLRRELDCSICLNIYTDPVTLRCGHNFCRVCIDHVLDTQEGSGVYTCPECRAECQERPALIRNIPLCNIVRSFLSTQPDQKETGNFCTYCVDSPVPAAKSCLHCEASLCDKHLRVHSKSAEHVLSDPTTSLGKRKCSIHKEPFKYYCTKDAAYICVSCFLIGEHRGHKVEMLDEASGKRKEKLRNVLQKLTTKREETEKRVQRLQERRREDQEKAAGVTETVTVLFRDIRRQLDDLEKRVLSEISRQKERVSLSVSYLIQQLEIKKDELSRKMRHIEELCNMSDPVTVLQEPDTGDLCDTEDREKHDNQVHGVGDLDVHLISETLPTLSDIITCINIGIYVQEATDILLDVNTAGNNIHISGDRKTASCSDINQNHPETPERFQYPQVKSSGRFSSGRHYWEVDVSKSVSWRVGMCYPSIDRRGDQSVIGDNNKSWCLCGGLFNQFSVIHDSKVIRLPDNIRCDRLRIYLDYEAGQMSFYSLCDPIRHLHTVTATFTEPLHAALWVVGGCIKICG, encoded by the coding sequence atggcgtctgctgatctgagacgagagctggactgttccatctgtctgaacatttatacagatcctgtaacactgagatgtggacacaacttctgccgggtctgtattgatcatgtgctggatacacaggaggggtctggagtttatacctgtcctgaatgcagagcagagtgtcaggagcgtCCTGCACTGATAAGAAACATTCCTCTGTGTAACATAGTGAGGAGTTTCCTGTCTACTCAGCCAGATCAGAAGGAGACTGGGAACTTCTGCACTTACTGTGTGGactctcctgtacctgctgctaaatcctgtctgcattgtgaagcttctctgtgtgataaacacctgagagtacacagcaagtcagcagaacacgTCTTATCTGATCCCACCACTTCTCTGGGGAAGAGGAAATGCTCCATCCATAAGGAGCCCTTCAAATATTACTGCACTAAGGACGCTGCCTATATCTGTGTGTCCTGCTTTCTGATCGGGGAACACAGAGGACACAAGGTGGAGATGCTGGATGAGGCCTCTGGGAAGAGGAaggagaaactgagaaatgttctgcagaaactgaccacaaagagagaggagactgagaaaagagtccagagactgcaggagcgcaggagagaagatcaggaaaaagcagctggtgtaacagagacagtcactgttctgtttagagacatcaggagacagctggacgacctagagaagagagtcctgagtgagatctccaggcagaaagagagagtttcactctcagtctcttatctgatccagcagctggaaataaagaaggacgagctgtccaggaagatgcgtcacattgaggagctgtgtaacatgtctgatccagtgactgtcttacaggaaccagacacaggtgacttgtgtgatactgaggacagAGAGAAACATGATAACCAGGTCCATggtgtaggagatctggatgtgCATCTCATCTCAGAGACATTACCcacattatctgatataataacatgtataaatatagggATCTAtgtgcaggaagctacagacatattactggatgtGAACACAGCtggtaataatatacatatatcaggtgaCAGGAAAACTGCATCCTGTTCAGATATAAACCAGAATCAtccagaaacaccagagagatttcagTATCCTCAGGTAAAAAGCTCTGGGAGATTTTCCtcagggcgacattactgggaagtggatgTCAGTAAATCAGTGAGCTGGagggtagggatgtgttatcccagtatagacaggagaggagatCAGTCTGTCATTGGAGATAATAACAAGTCCTGGTGTTTGTGTGGGGGATTATTTAATCAGTTTTCAGTGATACATGACAGTAAAGTGATCCGGTTACCTGACAATATTCGCTGTGATAGACtgaggatatatctggattatgaggctggacagatgtccttttattctctgtgtgacccgatcagacacttacacaccgtcactgccaccttcactgagccccttcatgctgcattatggGTAGTGGGAGGTTGTATAAAGATATGTGGGTGA